A stretch of the Vidua chalybeata isolate OUT-0048 chromosome Z, bVidCha1 merged haplotype, whole genome shotgun sequence genome encodes the following:
- the TLN1 gene encoding talin-1 isoform X1, with translation MVALSLKISIGNVVKTMQFEPSTMVYDACRMIRERVPEAQIGQSNDFGLFLSDEDPKKGIWLEAGKALDYYMLRNGDTMEYKKKQRPLKIRMLDGTVKTVMVDDSKTVTDMLMTICARIGITNYDEYSLVREIMEEKKEEVTGTLKKDKTLLRDEKKMEKLKQKLHTDDELNWLDHGRTLREQGIDDNETLLLRRKFFYSDQNVDSRDPVQLNLLYVQARDDILNGSHPVSFDKACEFAGHQCQIQFGPYNEQKHKPGFLELKDFLPKEYIKQKGERKIFMAHKNCGNMSEIEAKVRYVKLARSLKTYGVSFFLVKEKMKGKNKLVPRLLGITKECVMRVDEKTKEVIQEWSLTNIKRWAASPKSFTLDFGDYQDGYYSVQTTEGEQIAQLIAGYIDIILKKKKSKDHFGLEGDEESTMLEDSVSPKKSTVMQQQFNHVGKAELGSVALPAIMRTGAGGPENFQVGTMPQPQLQITSGQMHRGHMPPLTSAQQALTGTINSSMQAVHAAQATLDDFETLPPLGQDAASKAWRKNKMDESKHEIHSQVDAITAGTASVVNLTAGDPADTDYTAVGCAVTTISSNLTEMSKGVKLLAALMEDEGGNGRQLLQAAKNLASAVSDLLKTAQPASAEPRQNLLQAAGLVGQTSGELLQQIGESDTDPRFQIPENRCAWILPSSEPKMDMLMQLAKAVANAAAALVLKAKNVAQKTEDAMLQTQVIAAATQCALSTSQLVACTKVVAPTISSPVCQEQLIEAGKLVAKSAEGCVEASKAATSDDQLLKQVGVAATAVTQALNDLLQHIKQHALGGQPIGRYDQATDTILNVTENIFSSMGDAGEMVRQARILAQATSDLVNAIKADAEGETDLENSRKLLSAAKILADATAKMVEAAKGAAAHPDSEEQQQRLREAAEGLRMATNAAAQNAIKKKLVHKLEHAAKQAAASATQTIAAAQHASSSNKNPAAQQQLVQSCKVVAEQIPMLVQGVRGSQSQPDSPSAQLALIAASQNFLQPGGKMVAAAKATVPTITDQASAMQLSQCAKNLAAALAELRTAAQKAQEACGPLEIDSALGLVQSLERDLQEAKAAARDGKLKPLPGETMEKCAQDLGNSTKAVSSAIAHLLGEVAQGNENYTGIAAREVAQALRSLSQAARGVAANTSNPQAQSAMLECASDVMDKANNLIEEARKAVAKPGDPESQQRLAQVAKAVSQALNRCVNCLPGQRDVDAAIRMVGEASKRLLSDSFPPSTKSFQEAQSQLNQAAAGLNQSANELVQASRGTPQDLAKSSGKFGHDFNEFLQAGVEMASQSPNKEDQAQVVSNLKSISMSSSKLLLAAKALSADPAAPNLKNQLAAAARAVTDSINQLITMCTQQAPGQKECDNALRELETVKELLENPTQTVNDMSYFNCLDSVMENSKVLGESMAGISQNAKNSKLPEFGDSVSAASKALCGLTEAAAQAAYLVGVSDPNSQAGQQGLVDPTQFARANQAIQMACQNLVDPACTQSQVLSAATIVAKHTSALCNTCRLASSRTTNPVAKRQFVQSAKEVANSTANLVKTIKALDGEFNEENRERCRAATAPLIEAVDNLTAFASNPEFATVPAQISPEGRRAMEPIVISAKTMLESSAGLIQTARSLAVNPKDPPQWSVLAGHSRTVSDSIKKLITNMRDKAPGQRECDEAIEVLNRCLREVDQASLAAISQQLAPRQDISQEALHNQMITAVQEISNLIEPVAAAARAEASQLGHKVSQMAQYFEPLIMAAVGAASKTPNHQQQMNLLDQTKTLAESALQMLYTAKEAGGNPKQAAHTQEALEEAVQMMKEAVEDLTTTLNEAASAAGVVGGMVDSITQAINQLDEGPMGEPEGTFVDYQTTMVKTAKAIAVTVQEMVTKSTTNPDELGILANQLTHDYGQLAQEAKPAALTAENEEIGSHIKRRVQELGHGCAALVTKAGALQCSPSDAYTKKELIESARKVSEKVSHVLAALQAGNRGTQACITAASAVSGIIADLDTTIMFATAGTLNRENSETFADHREGILKTAKALVEDTKVLVQNATASQEKLAQAAQSSVSTITRLAEVVKLGAASLGSEDPETQVVLINAVKDVAKALGDLIGATKAAAGKAGDDPAVYQLKNSAKVMVTNVTSLLKTVKAVEDEATKGTRALEATIEHIRQELAVFSSPVPPAKVSTPEDFIRMTKGITMATAKAVAAGNSCRQEDVVATANLSRRAIADMLRSCKEAAYHPEVSGDVRQRALRFGKECADGYLELLEHVLVILQKPTHELKQQLAGYSKRVASSVTELIQAAEAMKGTEWVDPEDPTVIAENELLGAAAAIEAAAKKLEQLKPRAKPKQADESLNFEEQILEAAKSIAAATSALVKAASAAQRELVAQGKVGAIPANAVDDGQWSQGLISAARMVAAATNNLCEAANAAVQGHASEEKLISSAKQVAASTAQLLVACKVKADHDSEAMKRLQAAGNAVKRASDNLVKAAQKAAAFQDHDETVVVKEKMVGGIAQIIAAQEEMLRKERELEEARKKLAMIRQQQYKFLPSELRDEEQN, from the exons CCAATGATTTTGGGCTCTTCCTCTCGGATGAAGACCCAAAGAAAGGGATCTGGCTGGAGGCTGGGAAGGCTCTGGATTACTACATGCTTCGCAATGGG GATACCATGGAGTACAAGAAGAAGCAGCGGCCCCTGAAGATCCGCATGCTGGATGGGACAGTGAAGACGGTGATGGTGGATGACTCCAAAACTGTCACGGACATGCTCATGACAATATGTGCCCGGATTG gCATCACCAACTATGATGAGTATTCACTTGTACGGGAGATCAtggaagagaagaaggaagaggttACTGGCACTCTCAAGAAGGACAAGACTTTGCTGCGAGATGAGAAGAAGATGGAAAAGCTCAAGCAGAAGTTGCACACAGATGATGAGT TGAACTGGCTGGATCACGGCCGGACCCTGCGTGAACAAGGCATCGATGATAATGAAACTCTACTGCTGCGGCGCAAGTTCTTTTACTCTGATCAGAACGTGGACTCGAGAGATCCTGTGCAGCTCAACCTGCTCTATGTGCAG GCTCGTGATGACATTCTGAACGGTTCCCACCCTGTCTCCTTTGACAAAGCCTGTGAGTTTGCTGGCCACCAGTGCCAGATCCAGTTTGGGCCATACAACGAGCAGAAGCACAAGCCGGGCTTTCTGGA GCTCAAGGATTTCCTGCCCAAGGAGTACATCAAGCAGAAAGGAGAACGCAAGATCTTCATG GCCCACAAGAACTGTGGGAACATGAGTGAGATCGAAGCCAAAGTTCGCTATGTGAAACTTGCCCGTTCCCTCAAGACCTACGGGGTCTCCTTCTTCTTGGTCAAG GAGAAGATGAAGGGGAAGAACAAGCTGGTGCCACGGCTGCTGGGGATCACCAAGGAGTGTGTGATGCGCGTGGATGAGAAGACCAAGGAAGTGATTCAGGAGTGGAGCCTGACCAACATCAAGCGTTGGGCAGCCTCGCCCAAGAGCTTCACCCTG GATTTTGGAGATTACCAGGATGGTTACTACTCAGTGCAGACAACGGAAGGAGAACAGATCGCCCAGCTGATTGCTGGCTACATTGATATCATCCTCAAAAAG aaaaagagcaaagacCACTTTGGACTGGAGGGTGATGAGGAGTCCACTATGCTGGAAGACTCTGTGTCTCCAAAGAA GTCAACAGTCATGCAGCAGCAGTTTAACCATGTaggcaaggcagagctgggctcagtgGCCCTGCCAGCCATCATGCGGACAGGGGCTGGAGGGCCAGAAAACTTCCAGGTGGGCACAATGCCACAGCCTCAGCTGCAAATCACCAGTGGCCAGATGCACCGAGGGCACATGCCTCCCCTG ACCTCAGCCCAGCAAGCCCTGACTGGCACTATCAACTCCAGCATGCAGGCTGTACATGCAGCCCAGGCCACGCTGGACGACTTTGAGACATTGCCACCTCTTGGGCAGGATGCT GCATCAAAAGCTTGGCGCAAAAACAAGATGGATGAGTCAAAGCATGAGATCCACTCCCAAGTGGATGCCATaactgctggcacagcctcagTCGTCAACCTCACTGCAG GGGATCCAGCAGACACAGACTACACCGCTGTGGGCTGCGCCGTCACCACCATCTCTTCCAACCTGACGGAGATGTCTAAGGGTGTGAAGCTGCTGGCTGCGCTGATGGAGGACGAGGGAGGGAATGGGCGGCAGCTTCTGCAGGCAGCCAAGAACCTGGCGAGTGCCGTCTCAGACCTGCTGAAAACAGCACAGCCTGCCAGCGCTGAG CCTCGCCAGAATCTCCTGCAGGCTGCTGGCCTAGTGGGGCAAACCAGTGGGGAGCTACTGCAGCAGATAGGGGAGAGTGACACTGACCCCCGGTTCCAG ATCCCAGAAAACCGGTGTGCTTGGATCCTGCCTTCCTCTGAACCAAAGATG gacATGCTTATGCAACTGGCAAAGGCGGTGGCCAACGCTGCTGCTGCGCTGGTGCTCAAAGCCAAGAATGTGGCTCAGAAAACAGAGGACGCCATGCTGCAGACACAGGTGATCGCAGCGGCCACCCAGTGCGCCCTCTCCACCTCCCAGCTGGTGGCCTGCACCAAG GTTGTGGCTCCTACAATCAGCTCCCCAGtttgccaggagcagctgatcGAGGCTGGCAAGTTGGTGGCCAAATCAGCTGAGGGCTGTGTGGAGGCCTCTAAGGCAGCCACCAGTGATGACCAGCTCCTGAAGCAGGTGGgggtggcagccacagctgtcaCCCAGGCCCTGAACGATCTGCTGCAGCATATCAAGCAGCATGCCTTGGGTGGGCAGCCCATCGGGCGCTATGACCAGGCCACTGACACCATCCTCAACGTCACTGAGAATATATTCAGTTCCATGGGCGATGCAG GGGAAATGGTGCGTCAGGCTCGTATTCTGGCCCAGGCCACCTCTGACCTTGTCAATGCCATCAAAGCTGATGCTGAGGGAGAGACAGACTTGGAGAATTCACGCAAGCTTCTGAGTGCAGCCAAGATCCTGGCTGATGCCACTGCCAAGATGGTGGAGGCTGCAAAA ggagctgcagcccaccCAGATAgcgaggagcagcagcagcggctgCGTGAGGCAGCAGAAGGGCTCCGTATGGCAACCAATGCTGCAGCCCAGAATGCCATCAAGAAGAAGCTTGTGCACAAGCTGGAG caTGCAGCCAAGCAGGCCGCTGCCTCGGCCACACAGACCATCGCCGCTGCGCAGCACGCCTCCTCCTCCAATAAGAaccctgctgctcagcagcagctggtgcagaGCTGCAAG GTGGTGGCAGAGCAGATCCCGATGCTGGTGCAAGGTGTGCGAGGAAGCCAGTCCCAGCCggacagccccagtgcccagctggctCTCATTGCTGCCAGCCAGAACTTCCTGCAG CCTGGTGGGAAGATGGTAGCTGCAGCCAAAGCCACTGTCCCCACCATAACGGACCAAGCCTCTGCTATGCAGCTCAGCCAGTGTGCCAAGAacttggctgcagctctggctgagcTCCGCACAGCAGCCCAGAAG GCTCAGGAGGCATGTGGACCCCTGGAGATAGACTCTGCACTGGGTCTGgtgcagagcctggagagggacttgCAGGAAGCCAAGGCAGCTGCCCGTGATGGCAAGCTCAAGCCTCTTCCAGGAGAGACG ATGGAGAAGTGTGCCCAGGACCTGGGGAACAGTACCAAAGCTGTCAGCTCTGCCATCGCTCACCTCTTGGGAGAGGTGGCCCAGGGCAATGAGAACTACACAG GAATTGCTGCACGGGAAGTGGCCCAGGCCCTGCGCTCACTCAGCCAGGCTGCCCGTGGTGTGGCAGCCAACACCTCCAACCCGCAGGCACAGAGTGCCATGCTGGAGTGCGCCAGTGATGTCATGGACAAAGCCAACAACCTAATTGAGGAGGCCCGGAAAGCAGTGGCCAAGCCTGGTGACCCAGAGAGCCAGCAGCGCCTGGCCCag GTGGCCAAGGCAGTGTCACAGGCCCTGAACCGCTGCGTTAACTGCCTGCCAGGGCAGCGGGACGTGGACGCTGCCATCCGCATGGTGGGAGAGGCCAGCAAGAGGCTGCTGTCAGATTCg ttCCCTCCCAGCACCAAGAGCTTCCAGGAGGCACAGAGCCAGCTGaaccaggcagcagcagggctcaATCAGTCCGCCAATGAGCTGGTTCAGGCATCGCGTGGCACCCCTCAAGACCTGGCCAAATCCTCTGGCAAATTCGGACATGACTTCAATGaattcctgcaggcaggagtggAGATGGCCAGCCAGTCCCCG AATAAGGAGGACCAAGCACAGGTGGTGTCGAACTTGAAGAGCATTTCCATGTCCTCCAgcaagctgctgctggctgcaaagGCTCTCTCTGCTGACCCTGCTGCCCCCAACCTCAAGAatcagctggcagcagcagcacg GGCTGTGACTGACAGCATTAACCAGCTGATCACCATGTGCACCCAGCAGGCCCCAGGCCAGAAGGAATGTGACAATGCCCTGCGAGAGCTGGAG ACGGTGAAGGAATTGTTGGAGAACCCCACCCAGACTGTCAATGACATGTCCTACTTCAACTGCCTTGACAGTGTCATGGAGAACTCCAAG gtgctgggagAGTCCATGGCTGGCATCTCCCAGAATGCCAAGAACAGCAAACTGCCTGAGTTTGGTGACTCCGTCAGTGCTGCCTCTAAAGCTCTCTGTGGGCTGACAGAGGCAGCTGCCCAG GCTGCCTATCTTGTGGGAGTCTCAGACCCCAACAGCCAGGCCGGACAGCAGGGCTTGGTGGATCCCACTCAGTTTGCTAGAGCTAACCAAGCCATCCAGATGGCCTGCCAGAACCTGGTGGACCCTGCCTGTACTCAGTCCCAG GTGCTGTCAGCAGCCACCATTGTAGCAAAACACACCTCAGCCCTGTGCAACACGTGCCGTCTGGCATCCTCCCGCACCACCAATCCTGTGGCCAAGCGCCAGTTTGTCCAGTCGGCCAAGGAGGTGGCCAACAGCACTGCCAACCTGGTCAAGACCATCAAG GCCCTGGATGGAGAGTTTAACGAAGAGAACCGGGAGCGGTGCCGTGCTGCCACTGCCCCTCTCATAGAGGCTGTGGATAACCTGACAGCCTTCGCTTCCAACCCAGAGTTTGCCACCGTTCCTGCTCAGATCAGCCCAGAg GGGCGCAGAGCCATGGAGCCCATTGTCATTTCAGCCAAGACCATgctggagagctctgctggCCTCATCCAGACTGCCCGCTCTCTGGCTGTCAACCCCAAGGACCCACCGCAGTGGTCAGTGCTTGCTGGCCACTCACGGACAGTCTCAGACTCCATCAAGAAGCTGATCACCAACATGAG GGACAAAGCTCCAGGACAGCGGGAGTGTGATGAGGCCATTGAGGTCCTGAACAGATGCCTGCGGGAGGTGGACCAGGCATCCCTCGCTGCCATCAGCCAGCAGCTGGCCCCCCGACAAGATATCTCCCAGGAG GCATTGCACAATCAGATGATCACAGCTGTCCAGGAGATCAGCAACCTGATCgagcctgtggctgctgcagcacggGCCGAAGCCTCGCAGCTGGGCCACAAG GTGTCCCAAATGGCTCAGTATTTTGAGCCACTCATTATGGCAGCTGTCGGTGCTGCCTCCAAAACACCCAACCACCAGCAGCAGATGAACCTCCTGGACCAGACCAAAACGCTGGCTGAATCTGCCTTGCAGATGCTGTACACAGCCAAGGAGGCTGGTGGGAACCCCAAG CAAGCTGCCCACACTCAGGAGGCTCTGGAAGAGGCTGTGCAAATGATGAAGGAAGCAGTGGAGGACCTGACCACCACCCTGAATGaggcagccagtgctgcaggtgTTGTGGGGGGCATGGTGGACTCCATCACCCAAGCCATCAACCAG CTGGACGAGGGGCCCATGGGTGAGCCAGAAGGTACCTTTGTGGATTACCAGACCACGATGGTGAAGACAGCCAAGGCTATTGCAGTGACTGTGCAGGAAATG GTCACCAAATCCACCACCAACCCAGATGAGCTGGGCATACTGGCCAACCAACTCACCCATGACTATGGGCAGCTGGCACAAGAGGCCAAGCCAGCTGCCCTCACTGCTGAGAATGAGGAG ATCGGCTCCCACATCAAGCGCCGGGTGCAGGAGCTGGGTcatggctgtgctgccctggtCACCAAGGCTGGAGCCCTGCAGTGCAGCCCCAGTGATGCCTACACCAAGAAGGAGCTGATAGAGAGTGCACGCAAGGTTTCTGAGAAG GTGTCTCATGTGCTGGCAGCTCTTCAGGCTGGGAACCGTGGGACACAAGCCTGCATCACGGCAGCCAGCGCTGTCTCCGGCATCATTGCTGACCTTGACACCACCATCATGTTTGCTACAGCAGGAACCCTCAACCGGGAGAACTCTGAGACCTTTGCTGACCACAG GGAGGGCATCTTGAAGACAGCCAAGGCACTGGTGGAGGACACGAAGGTGTTGGTGCAGAACGCCACAGCCAGCCAGGAGAAGctagcccaggctgcccagTCCTCTGTGTCCACCATCACCCGCCTGGCAGAGGTGGTGAAGCtgggtgctgccagcctgggatCTGAAGACCCAGAAACCCAG GTGGTCCTGATCAATGCTGTGAAGGATGTGGCCAAGGCACTTGGAGACCTGATCGGTGCcaccaaagcagctgctggcaaaGCTGGAGATGACCCTGCTGTCTACCAGCTGAAGAACTCTGCCAAG GTGATGGTGACAAATGTCACTTCCTTGCTGAAGACAGTGAAGGCTGTCGAGGACGAGGCCACAAAGGGGACACGGGCACTGGAGGCCACGATCGAGCACATTCGCCAGGAGCTGGCG GTCTTCTCCTCCCCGGTGCCTCCTGCCAAGGTCTCCACCCCGGAGGACTTCATCCGCATGACGAAAGGCATCACCATGGCCACAGCCAAAGCGGTGGCCGCTGGCAACTCGTGCCGGCAGGAGGATGTTGTCGCCACGGCCAATCTGAGCCGCCGGGCCATCGCAGATATGCTGCGCTCCTGCAAG GAAGCAGCCTACCACCCAGAGGTGAGCGGGGACGTGCGGCAACGGGCATTGCGCTTCGGCAAGGAGTGTGCTGATGGCtacctggagctgctggagcatgTGCTGGTG ATCCTGCAGAAGCCAACCCACgagctgaagcagcagctggcaggctACTCCAAGCGTGTGGCCAGCTCTGTCACTGAGCTCATCCAGGCAGCTGAGGCCATGAAAG GGACAGAGTGGGTTGACCCAGAAGACCCCACTGTCATCGCTGAGAATGAGCTgctgggggcagcagctgctATTGAGGCTGCAGCCAagaagctggagcagctgaaaCCAAGAGCCAAGCCCAAG CAAGCAGATGAGAGCCTGAACTTTGAGGAGCAGATCCTGGAAGCTGCCAAATCCATTGCTGCAGCCACAAGTGCCTTGGTGAAGGCAGCCTCAGCAGCCCAGCGGGAATTAGTGGCCCAAGGAAAA GTGGGTGCCATCCCAGCTAATGCAGTGGATGATGGACAGTGGTCCCAGGGTCTCATTTCAGCC GCACGCATGGTGGCTGCTGCCACCAACAACCTGTGTGAAGCCGCCAACGCTGCAGTTCAGGGCCATGCCAGTGAGGAGAAGCTCATCTCCTCCGCCAAGCAGGTGGCTGcttccacagcccagctcctggtggCCTGCAAGGTGAAGGCTGACCATGACTCAGAGGCCATGAAGCGGCTCCAG gctgctggaaatgctgtgaAGAGGGCATCAGACAATCTGGTGAAGGCAGCACAGAAGGCAGCTGCCTTCCAGGACCATGATGAAACAGTGGTGGTGAAGGAGAAGATGGTCGGAGGAATTGCACAG ATTATCGCCGCACAGGAGGAGATGCTGCGCAAGGAgcgggagctggaggaggcGCGGAAGAAGCTGGCAATGATCCGGCAGCAGCAGTACAAGTTCCTGCCCTCGGAGCTGCGGGACGAGGAGCAGAACTGA